A region of Sugiyamaella lignohabitans strain CBS 10342 chromosome A, complete sequence DNA encodes the following proteins:
- the ITR2 gene encoding myo-inositol transporter ITR2 (Myo-inositol transporter; member of the sugar transporter superfamily; expressed constitutively; ITR2 has a paralog, ITR1, that arose from the whole genome duplication; GO_component: GO:0016021 - integral component of membrane [Evidence IEA,IEA]; GO_component: GO:0016021 - integral component of membrane [Evidence ISM] [PMID 12192589]; GO_component: GO:0016020 - membrane [Evidence IEA,IEA]; GO_component: GO:0016020 - membrane [Evidence ISS] [PMID 2040626]; GO_component: GO:0005886 - plasma membrane [Evidence IEA,IEA]; GO_component: GO:0005886 - plasma membrane [Evidence IDA] [PMID 16233524]; GO_function: GO:0005365 - myo-inositol transmembrane transporter activity [Evidence IMP,ISS] [PMID 2040626]; GO_function: GO:0022891 - substrate-specific transmembrane transporter activity [Evidence IEA]; GO_function: GO:0022857 - transmembrane transporter activity [Evidence IEA]; GO_function: GO:0005215 - transporter activity [Evidence IEA]; GO_process: GO:0015798 - myo-inositol transport [Evidence IMP] [PMID 2040626]; GO_process: GO:0055085 - transmembrane transport [Evidence IEA]; GO_process: GO:0006810 - transport [Evidence IEA,IEA]), translating to MSGAKADAAHLEHYDKEHVEAFEKSFQNPLAGIDRETLLSRVRTFAKEKGLEDKIPQLEKGALVAQDPENFESLSDLDDDEKRILQQEVDHKWHHPKAMYWTIIVCSIGAAVQGWDQTGSNGANLSFPQEFGIDISDPANPDYEKNNWLVGMINSAPYMCAAIISCWLSDPINYLIGRRGTIFIAAIFCLLTPIGQAVTQNWHQLFVCRLLLGFGIGLKEVTAPVFAAENAPARIRGAMVMTWQMWTAFGILLGFSANLILYRVGKIAWRLQVGSAFIPAVPLLLGIFFCPESPRWLMKKDRYRQAYDSLCRLRFSEVQAARDLYYIHAQLVIEDEMIGNRTYITRFIELFTVGRLRRATLASWVVMIAQQMCGINIISFFSSSIFVEAGQSEKSALLASWGFGMVNFVFAWPAFYTIDTFGRRALLLFTFPNMAWTLLAAGMSFFIPEGSRARLGLVALFIFLFDAFYSPGEGPIPFTYSAEVFPLSHREMGMSWAVATNNFFAAILSLSYFRIQAAFTIQGAFGFYTGLNLVAFVMIFLWLPETKQRTLEELDYVFSIPTKDFMRYQLTESLPYWCKRWILWKRNIKLRPLYYFEYSDHHQGNSNTYEVA from the coding sequence ATGTCTGGAGCAaaagctgatgctgctcaTTTGGAGCATTACGACAAGGAACATGTAGAGGCTTTCGAGAAAAGCTTTCAGAATCCTCTTGCTGGAATAGATAGGGAGACTCTCTTATCAAGAGTTCGTACCTTCGCTAAGGAAAAGGGTCTTGAAGATAAGATTCCACAGTTGGAAAAAGGTGCGCTCGTAGCCCAAGACCCTGAGAATTTCGAGAGTTTGTCAGACctggatgatgatgaaaaaaGAATCTTGCAGCAAGAAGTTGACCACAAATGGCACCACCCTAAGGCAATGTATTGGACCATTATTGTCTGTTCAAttggagctgctgttcAAGGTTGGGATCAAACTGGTAGTAACGGTGCCAATTTGAGTTTCCCTCAAGAATTCGGtattgatatcagtgatCCAGCTAATCCTGACTATGAGAAGAATAACTGGCTTGTGGGAATGATCAACTCAGCCCCATATATGTGCGCAGCCATTATCAGTTGCTGGCTTTCGGACCCTATCAATTACCTAATTGGACGTCGTGGAACTATCTTCATTGCTGCCATTTTCTGTTTACTGACACCCATTGGCCAGGCTGTTACCCAGAACTGGCATCAGCTATTCGTATGTCGCTTGTTGCTAGGATTTGGTATTGGTTTGAAGGAGGTGACTGCTCCCGtttttgctgctgagaacGCACCTGCTAGGATCCGTGGTGCCATGGTAATGACTTGGCAGATGTGGACAGCTTTTGGTATCTTACTTGGTTTTAGTGCCAACCTAATTTTATACAGAGTTGGTAAAATCGCTTGGAGATTGCAGGTTGGATCTGCTTTTATCCCAGCAGTTCCTCTCTTGCTTggtatttttttctgcCCTGAAAGTCCAAGATGGTTAATGAAAAAGGACAGGTATCGTCAAGCATATGACTCTTTGTGTAGATTGAGATTCAGTGAGGTTCAGGCCGCTCGAGACTTATACTACATCCACGCCCAACTTGTTATTGAGGATGAAATGATTGGCAACAGAACCTATATCACCCGTTTTATTGAGTTGTTCACTGTTGGAAGATTGAGACGTGCCACTCTTGCTTCTTGGGTAGTGATGATCGCCCAACAAATGTGTGGTATTAACATTATCTCATTCTTCTCTTCCAGTATCTTCGTTGAGGCTGGTCAATCAGAGAAGTCTGCTCTTCTTGCATCATGGGGCTTTGGAATGGTGAATTTTGTGTTTGCTTGGCCCGCATTCTATACTATTGATACGTTCGGAAGAAGAGCATTATTGCTATTCACTTTCCCTAATATGGCTTGGACCTTGTTAGCAGCGGGTATGTCTTTCTTCATACCTGAAGGTAGTCGTGCTCGATTAGGACTAGTCGCTCTGtttattttccttttcGACGCGTTCTATTCACCTGGTGAAGGTCCCATTCCTTTTACATATTCTGCCGAGGTATTCCCATTGTCCCACAGAGAAATGGGTATGAGTTGGGCAGTAGCTACCAACAATTTTTTTGCAGCTATCCTTTCTCTTTCATATTTCCGGATCCAGGCTGCCTTTACTATTCAAGGTGCCTTCGGGTTTTATACTGGTCTAAACTTGGTGGCGTTTGTGATGATATTCTTGTGGCTTCCAGAGACTAAGCAACGTACTCTTGAAGAATTGGATTATGTATTTAGTATTCCTACTAAAGACTTTATGAGATATCAACTCACTGAGAGTCTTCCATATTGGTGTAAGAGATGGATCCTGTGGaagagaaatatcaaactGAGACCCTTGTATTACTTTGAATACTCTGATCACCATCAGGGAAACTCAAACACATACGAAGTGGCTTAA
- the RNA15 gene encoding Rna15p (Component of the cleavage and polyadenylation factor I (CF I); CF 1, composed of the CF 1A complex (Rna14p, Rna15p, Clp1p, Pcf11p) and Hrp1, is involved in cleavage and polyadenylation of mRNA 3' ends; interacts with the A-rich polyadenylation signal in complex with Rna14p and Hrp1p; mutant displays reduced transcription elongation in the G-less-based run-on (GLRO) assay; required for gene looping; GO_component: GO:0005849 - mRNA cleavage factor complex [Evidence IPI] [PMID 11344258]; GO_component: GO:0005634 - nucleus [Evidence IEA,IEA]; GO_function: GO:0003723 - RNA binding [Evidence IEA]; GO_function: GO:0003729 - mRNA binding [Evidence IDA] [PMID 17684230]; GO_function: GO:0003676 - nucleic acid binding [Evidence IEA]; GO_function: GO:0000166 - nucleotide binding [Evidence IEA]; GO_function: GO:0046982 - protein heterodimerization activity [Evidence IPI] [PMID 15215336]; GO_process: GO:0006379 - mRNA cleavage [Evidence IDA] [PMID 11344258]; GO_process: GO:0006378 - mRNA polyadenylation [Evidence IDA] [PMID 11344258]; GO_process: GO:0006397 - mRNA processing [Evidence IEA]): MDGPTKVVYVGSIPYDHTEEQMLDIFKSVGPVANIRLVFDKDTGKSKGFGFVEYHDEETAASAVRNLNNYSIGPRALKVAFSHETPVGGLFKDSKISSDLPPLPQGPIPARGVSGNELISQTIDGFSQERKVQVIVDMKTLISNNPTLATDLLKAAPQLSFAVVQTLSALQLITPQQITNLTPDSNPASESHAPAPAPAPVAVDPQQAALIKQVVQLTDDQINALPADQKETILTLKAKVKSGEIKI; encoded by the coding sequence ATGGATGGCCCTACAAAAGTAGTTTATGTTGGATCAATTCCGTACGATCACACTGAAGAGCAAATGCTTGACATATTCAAATCGGTTGGACCAGTTGCGAATATTCGTCTTGTATTCGACAAAGACACGGGTAAATCTAAAGGATTCGGGTTTGTAGAATATCACGACGAGGAGACAGCTGCGTCTGCTGTACGAAATCTCAACAATTATAGTATTGGTCCAAGGGCTTTGAAAGTAGCATTTTCGCATGAGACCCCTGTCGGAGGTTTATTCAAAGACTCTAAAATTTCCTCGGATCTTCCACCACTTCCTCAGGGTCCAATTCCCGCTCGAGGAGTATCTGGTAATGAACTAATCTCACAAACAATAGATGGATTTAGTCAAGAACGAAAAGTCCAGGTAATAGTAGATATGAAGACTCTTATCAGCAATAATCCTACATTGGCCACAGACTTATTAAAAGCGGCACCTCAATTATCATTTGCTGTTGTACAAACTCTATCGGCTCTTCAACTTATTACCCCACAACAGATTACGAACCTGACCCCGGATTCCAATCCTGCTTCTGAAAGCCATGCACCTGccccagcaccagcacctgtaGCTGTGGATCCACAACAGGCGGCACTCATTAAACAGGTGGTACAGTTAACTGATGACCAAATAAATGCTTTACCAGCAGATCAAAAGGAGACTATTTTAACATTAAAAGCAAAGGTCAAGTCTGGAGAAATTAAAATATGA
- the DUR3 gene encoding Dur3p (Plasma membrane transporter for both urea and polyamines; expression is highly sensitive to nitrogen catabolite repression and induced by allophanate, the last intermediate of the allantoin degradative pathway; GO_component: GO:0016021 - integral component of membrane [Evidence IEA]; GO_component: GO:0016021 - integral component of membrane [Evidence ISM] [PMID 12192589]; GO_component: GO:0016020 - membrane [Evidence IEA,IEA,IEA]; GO_component: GO:0005886 - plasma membrane [Evidence IDA] [PMID 17218313]; GO_component: GO:0005886 - plasma membrane [Evidence IMP,ISS] [PMID 8335627]; GO_function: GO:0015489 - putrescine transmembrane transporter activity [Evidence IDA,IMP] [PMID 17218313]; GO_function: GO:0015606 - spermidine transmembrane transporter activity [Evidence IDA,IMP] [PMID 17218313]; GO_function: GO:0005215 - transporter activity [Evidence IEA]; GO_function: GO:0015204 - urea transmembrane transporter activity [Evidence IMP,ISS] [PMID 8335627]; GO_process: GO:0015847 - putrescine transport [Evidence IDA,IMP] [PMID 17218313]; GO_process: GO:0015848 - spermidine transport [Evidence IDA,IMP] [PMID 17218313]; GO_process: GO:0055085 - transmembrane transport [Evidence IEA]; GO_process: GO:0006810 - transport [Evidence IEA,IEA]; GO_process: GO:0043419 - urea catabolic process [Evidence IEP] [PMID 8335627]; GO_process: GO:0015840 - urea transport [Evidence IMP,ISS] [PMID 8335627]): protein MILSGSQLVIGITGMHYVAATIILPFGVILYTVVGGLKATFLTDYLHTTIALILIMFFTISVLVNEHIGGLSGLYDKLQATAHLHPIPGNYQGSLLTIKSPDAVMWGLTLKFGNLALVVMDTAFWQKSFASKPSATVPGYLLTAVSIFAIPLGLGTVVGLAGRVIESTPLSPTYPNTFSADAVNRGYVMPYVVKGLLGKGATGGILLLLFMALTSTVSSSLIAVSSILSYDGYRTYINPKASDKTMIRVSHLTVVLYGAFIAGYTILLNYVGANMTFYGYLQPVVSCPGIFPLIFAIFSDRQSKPAAVLSPILGLLCGVLTWVYTARSIYGGISMEDTSNPAPGLYGSIVSLFSPIFFSIIISILRPSKFDWNEYLKIKLLDDVDSQTVAISDNTSVDQERKNSVQENSKEAIYTEHSSIDDEEKTTGNRGLNKVANYFRTKDSDYTNLEDIYDQETIREMRRWLKIAAVALVVIVLVTFVAWPMPLYRNYVFTKPFFSGWVTVAIIWQFQAFFTVAVYPLWDGRKSIQLALRGIKQQFRFKRSQESHSTEEN from the coding sequence ATGATCCTTAGTGGATCACAGCTGGTTATTGGGATTACAGGAATGCACTACGTTGCTGCAACTATTATCTTACCATTCGGTGTAATACTCTACACTGTCGTCGGAGGACTGAAGGCTACATTTCTTACTGATTATCTTCATACAACTATTGCTCTCATTTTGATTATGTTTTTCACTATATCTGTTCTTGTAAATGAGCACATTGGAGGACTTTCTGGTCTATATGATAAATTGCAAGCGACTGCCCATCTACATCCGATCCCAGGCAATTATCAGGGGTCGCTTCTCACAATCAAGTCACCAGATGCTGTGATGTGGGGTTTGACTTTAAAGTTCGGTAATTTGGCTCTAGTAGTCATGGACACCGCTTTTTGGCAAAAATCATTCGCTTCCAAGCCCTCAGCGACCGTTCCCGGATATCTTTTGACAGCTGTTTCTATTTTTGCAATCCCTCTGGGCCTTGGAACAGTGGTGGGGTTAGCGGGAAGAGTCATTGAGTCTACACCCCTCTCCCCTACCTATCCGAATACATTCTCTGCCGACGCTGTCAACAGAGGATATGTAATGCCATACGTAGTGAAAGGACTTCTTGGAAAAGGAGCAACAGGTGGTATTCTGTTGTTGCTATTCATGGCCCTTACTAGCACAGTTTCATCCTCGTTGATTGCTGTGAGTAGTATTCTCTCATATGATGGTTACCGGACCTATATCAATCCCAAAGCATCAGATAAAACTATGATAAGAGTCTCTCATCTTACTGTGGTACTCTATGGAGCATTCATTGCTGGATACACAATATTACTGAATTATGTTGGTGCCAATATGACTTTTTACGGCTATCTGCAGCCTGTCGTGTCATGCCCAGGTATTTTCCCTTTGATTTTTGCCATCTTCTCTGACAGACAATCGAAGCCAGCTGCAGTCTTGTCCCCTATTTTGGGTCTGTTGTGCGGTGTTCTGACTTGGGTGTATACAGCCCGAAGCATATACGGTGGTATTTCTATGGAAGACACATCTAATCCAGCACCAGGTTTATATGGCTCAATTGTTTCCTTATTTAgcccaatttttttttcaataaTTATTTCTATACTGCGGCCATCAAAATTCGACTGGAATGAGTATCTGAAGATTAAACTTCTCGACGACGTTGATTCTCAGACAGTAGCAATATCTGATAATACCTCGGTTGATCAAGAGCGCAAAAATTCTGTTCAAGAAAATTCGAAGGAGGCCATCTATACAGAACACAGCTCTatcgatgatgaagagaagaCAACTGGTAATCGAGGATTGAATAAGGTTGCCAACTACTTTCGTACCAAGGACTCCGATTATACAAATCTAGAAGATATATACGATCAAGAGACGATTCGAGAAATGCGTCGCTGGTTGAAGATAGCTGCTGTGGCTCTAGTGGTTATTGTTCTTGTCACATTTGTAGCCTGGCCAATGCCCCTATATCGTAATTATGTGTTCACAAAACCTTTTTTCAGTGGATGGGTTACGGTTGCGATCATCTGGCAGTTTCAAGCCTTTTTCACCGTCGCGGTTTATCCACTGTGGGACGGTAGGAAATCAATTCAACTTGCATTAAGGGGCATAAAGCAGCAGTTTAGATTTAAACGAAGTCAAGAGTCACATAGCACAGAAGAAAATTAG
- the DST1 gene encoding Dst1p (General transcription elongation factor TFIIS; enables RNA polymerase II to read through blocks to elongation by stimulating cleavage of nascent transcripts stalled at transcription arrest sites; maintains RNAPII elongation activity on ribosomal protein genes during conditions of transcriptional stress; GO_component: GO:0005634 - nucleus [Evidence IEA,IEA,IEA]; GO_component: GO:0005634 - nucleus [Evidence IDA] [PMID 9334234]; GO_function: GO:0003677 - DNA binding [Evidence IEA,IEA]; GO_function: GO:0000993 - RNA polymerase II core binding [Evidence IPI] [PMID 6985606]; GO_function: GO:0000993 - RNA polymerase II core binding [Evidence IPI] [PMID 8876173]; GO_function: GO:0001012 - RNA polymerase II regulatory region DNA binding [Evidence IDA] [PMID 15767671]; GO_function: GO:0001139 - core RNA polymerase II recruiting transcription factor activity [Evidence IMP] [PMID 15767671]; GO_function: GO:0046872 - metal ion binding [Evidence IEA]; GO_function: GO:0003676 - nucleic acid binding [Evidence IEA]; GO_function: GO:0008270 - zinc ion binding [Evidence IEA]; GO_process: GO:0006379 - mRNA cleavage [Evidence IDA] [PMID 12692127]; GO_process: GO:0006379 - mRNA cleavage [Evidence IMP] [PMID 9712888]; GO_process: GO:0001193 - maintenance of transcriptional fidelity during DNA-templated transcription elongation from RNA polymerase II promoter [Evidence IMP] [PMID 14531857]; GO_process: GO:0001193 - maintenance of transcriptional fidelity during DNA-templated transcription elongation from RNA polymerase II promoter [Evidence IMP] [PMID 16492753]; GO_process: GO:0001193 - maintenance of transcriptional fidelity during DNA-templated transcription elongation from RNA polymerase II promoter [Evidence IGI] [PMID 17535246]; GO_process: GO:0045899 - positive regulation of RNA polymerase II transcriptional preinitiation complex assembly [Evidence IDA,IMP] [PMID 17913884]; GO_process: GO:0032968 - positive regulation of transcription elongation from RNA polymerase II promoter [Evidence IDA] [PMID 8876173]; GO_process: GO:0032784 - regulation of DNA-templated transcription, elongation [Evidence IEA]; GO_process: GO:0031440 - regulation of mRNA 3'-end processing [Evidence IGI,IMP] [PMID 15531585]; GO_process: GO:0006357 - regulation of transcription from RNA polymerase II promoter [Evidence IEA]; GO_process: GO:0006355 - regulation of transcription, DNA-templated [Evidence IEA,IEA]; GO_process: GO:0042797 - tRNA transcription from RNA polymerase III promoter [Evidence IMP] [PMID 18628399]; GO_process: GO:0031564 - transcription antitermination [Evidence IDA] [PMID 8636112]; GO_process: GO:0031564 - transcription antitermination [Evidence IDA] [PMID 9037112]; GO_process: GO:0031564 - transcription antitermination [Evidence IDA] [PMID 9169440]; GO_process: GO:0006362 - transcription elongation from RNA polymerase I promoter [Evidence IDA] [PMID 7002153]; GO_process: GO:0006368 - transcription elongation from RNA polymerase II promoter [Evidence IDA] [PMID 7002153]; GO_process: GO:0006368 - transcription elongation from RNA polymerase II promoter [Evidence IDA] [PMID 7020755]; GO_process: GO:0006368 - transcription elongation from RNA polymerase II promoter [Evidence IDA,IMP] [PMID 8288647]; GO_process: GO:0006368 - transcription elongation from RNA polymerase II promoter [Evidence IDA] [PMID 9334234]; GO_process: GO:0006383 - transcription from RNA polymerase III promoter [Evidence IDA] [PMID 18628399]; GO_process: GO:0006367 - transcription initiation from RNA polymerase II promoter [Evidence IMP] [PMID 15767671]; GO_process: GO:0006367 - transcription initiation from RNA polymerase II promoter [Evidence IDA,IGI,IMP] [PMID 17901206]; GO_process: GO:0006351 - transcription, DNA-templated [Evidence IEA,IEA]), with the protein MTERFSNHGKPRNAKNDGVRTDLYSDKVRNSCIDLCYTALALDSVAAPADILGHAKAIEAVVFENNKGNTAAPAYRNKMRSLYMNLKDKANPMLRKRVVSGEISAQRLATMTPQEMASEELKEEIQRLDKENLFKAQGATEKRATTDRFTCGKCKQKKVSYYQMQTRSADEPLTTFCTCENCGNRWKFS; encoded by the coding sequence ATGACAGAGCGGTTTTCTAACCATGGCAAACCACGAAATGCCAAGAATGATGGAGTTCGCACAGACCTTTACTCAGACAAAGTTCGCAACAGCTGTATCGACCTGTGCTACACTGCGTTAGCACTCGATTCAGTTGCCGCTCCTGCTGATATATTAGGACATGCTAAAGCTATTGAAGCGGTTGTGTTCGAGAATAACAAGGGCAACACTGCTGCTCCAGCTTACCGCAATAAAATGCGTTCATTATACATGAATTTGAAAGATAAGGCTAATCCTATGTTACGTAAGCGAGTAGTCTCGGGTGAAATATCTGCTCAAAGATTAGCGACAATGACTCCACAAGAAATGGCTTCGGAAGAGCTCAAGGAAGAAATTCAACGTCTTGATAAAGAAAATCTTTTCAAGGCTCAAGGAGCCACAGAAAAGCGTGCCACGACCGATAGATTTACTTGTGGCAAGTGTAAGCAGAAGAAGGTTTCATATTATCAGATGCAAACTAGATCTGCCGATGAACCTCTTACCACATTTTGCACCTGTGAAAACTGTGGAAATCGTTGGAAATTCTCTTAA